The following coding sequences lie in one Pontibacter sp. G13 genomic window:
- a CDS encoding thioredoxin fold domain-containing protein produces MLTHERFWALLGFVLILFPRSVWAQPDWKPYQGGLDGILAEAKSQALPAVIYVYTDWCEPCKQMETETLKDPRLKEWLGERSLFYGIDAEMKMRGSKDDLVKELNVDLFPTMFIFGADGELAFRMTGYWPAEALLDELAQLPDTQSESMGSQLPERSGTPTPSPEEPPAPDAPKEGYAIQMGAYESEKRASKESLRIGVKYDVPVFIQSYDQKGQEVFKVFIGPFPQKGQADSVKEHLKGDDRKGPWVTKVPE; encoded by the coding sequence ATGCTTACACATGAAAGATTCTGGGCACTGCTGGGATTCGTACTGATCCTTTTCCCTCGGTCCGTATGGGCACAACCTGACTGGAAACCCTACCAAGGAGGATTGGACGGCATTCTTGCGGAAGCGAAATCACAGGCTTTGCCGGCGGTGATCTATGTCTACACAGACTGGTGTGAGCCTTGCAAGCAGATGGAAACCGAGACGCTGAAAGATCCTCGTCTGAAGGAGTGGCTCGGAGAAAGGTCCTTGTTTTATGGGATCGATGCCGAAATGAAAATGCGCGGCTCCAAGGACGATCTCGTCAAGGAATTGAATGTAGACCTATTTCCCACGATGTTCATTTTCGGGGCCGATGGCGAATTGGCTTTTCGAATGACAGGATATTGGCCGGCGGAAGCACTGCTGGATGAACTGGCCCAGCTGCCGGATACCCAGTCCGAATCCATGGGAAGTCAGTTGCCGGAACGCTCAGGCACGCCGACTCCTTCACCCGAGGAACCGCCTGCACCAGATGCCCCAAAGGAAGGATATGCCATTCAGATGGGTGCCTACGAATCAGAAAAACGCGCTTCCAAGGAATCGCTGCGAATCGGGGTGAAATACGATGTGCCTGTATTCATCCAATCCTATGATCAAAAGGGGCAGGAAGTCTTCAAGGTATTCATTGGTCCATTTCCCCAAAAAGGTCAGGCTGATTCCGTGAAGGAGCATTTGAAGGGAGATGATCGCAAAGGACCGTGGGTGACCAAGGTGCCGGAGTAA
- a CDS encoding DUF7017 domain-containing protein, with protein sequence MTESIQELRQAGKLEEALALANEFHQTHPEDPESSRELAWVHYGFAKQAAKQTDIPAFHEHVDAILGLDMEGEGLLGNSLAWQVHRIAKSLMAQKPAPVREVVRLLEKVKSFPFDIEQDIMAYVMMLRLALKVKDRYPKIMDFIEWWNLENLPESEYEPFTTKQGRQMMALAERSYITYAKQVVDYSQVDYEDAKAKIQVFLPKLDALIEKQPDYIYPPQFRMQLLLANGDLDQGIPLILNYIRKRPNENWAWFAMAEAFYHEKLYDQANACYVKALVARPALPIQLRIKEQLCKIMVEQNQYEEAKTEILDLEAITGRNHMDLKPEIEAYTKEPWYAEAQGHRDNRNFYRNQVFIAADLLYSDIPEKPAVITHVDIKKKRFWFRVSKEITGSATFNQIRYRVIPGDFIAVRMKKAISRHSGDEMYKVLTINETDKMPDEITRFFRGMIYLRPGQNFGFVDRDIFIPPQLVEDNELIGGQQVAGLAVMEYDRKRERWNWKAVRLDTSNHDTSSRFVGDHRH encoded by the coding sequence ATGACCGAATCTATTCAAGAACTTCGACAAGCTGGTAAACTTGAAGAGGCGCTTGCATTGGCAAACGAGTTCCATCAAACCCACCCAGAGGACCCGGAAAGCAGCCGAGAACTCGCTTGGGTACACTATGGATTTGCCAAACAAGCCGCTAAACAAACCGACATCCCAGCCTTTCATGAGCATGTAGATGCCATTCTTGGTCTCGACATGGAGGGGGAAGGATTGTTGGGAAACTCACTGGCTTGGCAGGTGCATCGGATTGCCAAATCGCTAATGGCGCAAAAACCGGCACCTGTTCGTGAAGTTGTCCGGCTGCTCGAGAAGGTGAAGAGCTTCCCCTTCGACATCGAGCAGGATATCATGGCTTACGTGATGATGCTGAGGTTGGCCTTGAAAGTCAAGGACCGCTACCCAAAAATCATGGATTTCATCGAATGGTGGAATTTGGAGAATCTTCCTGAATCTGAGTACGAACCCTTCACTACCAAACAAGGTCGTCAGATGATGGCGCTCGCTGAGCGTTCTTACATCACCTACGCCAAACAGGTGGTAGACTACTCGCAGGTAGACTACGAAGATGCCAAGGCCAAAATTCAGGTCTTCCTTCCTAAGTTGGATGCGTTGATCGAGAAGCAGCCTGACTACATCTACCCGCCACAGTTCCGGATGCAGCTCTTGCTGGCCAATGGCGATCTGGATCAGGGTATTCCACTCATTTTGAACTACATCCGCAAGCGACCCAACGAAAACTGGGCTTGGTTTGCGATGGCAGAAGCATTCTACCACGAGAAGCTTTACGATCAGGCCAATGCCTGCTATGTCAAAGCTTTGGTTGCACGCCCTGCACTTCCGATTCAACTGAGAATCAAGGAGCAGTTGTGCAAAATCATGGTAGAACAGAACCAGTACGAGGAAGCGAAGACTGAAATTCTCGACCTTGAAGCGATCACTGGACGCAACCACATGGACCTCAAGCCTGAGATTGAAGCTTATACCAAGGAACCTTGGTACGCCGAAGCTCAAGGACATCGCGACAACCGCAACTTCTACCGCAATCAGGTATTCATCGCCGCAGATCTGCTCTACTCTGATATTCCAGAGAAGCCAGCAGTCATCACGCATGTGGATATCAAGAAGAAGCGATTCTGGTTCCGCGTCAGCAAGGAGATTACGGGATCTGCAACCTTCAACCAGATCCGATACCGGGTGATTCCTGGGGACTTCATTGCTGTAAGAATGAAGAAAGCCATTTCCCGACACAGTGGAGATGAAATGTACAAAGTACTGACCATCAACGAGACAGACAAAATGCCCGACGAAATCACGCGTTTCTTCCGCGGCATGATCTATCTCCGCCCAGGCCAGAACTTTGGTTTTGTCGATCGCGACATTTTCATTCCCCCTCAGTTGGTGGAAGACAACGAACTGATCGGCGGTCAGCAGGTAGCTGGTCTTGCCGTCATGGAATACGACCGCAAACGCGAGCGCTGGAACTGGAAAGCCGTGAGATTGGACACTTCCAATCACGACACCTCCAGCCGCTTTGTAGGCGACCATCGCCATTAA
- a CDS encoding cytochrome P450, with the protein MLQSANAANHTQHAPTLRGIPAAPSVHWLLKGAPSLKVGEMHQYFLQCHRSLGDIVDLNLPFSRVIVIGSPALAKELLTARHGDYRKDFATRTLSLALGNGLLTSEGSFWAKQRRIAQPAFKKSHLAQLANLMVEATDALLSQWESRASDPLNISEEMHHLTASIAAKTLFGYDPSDVSAFGPFSKALHSNMTFISNRFGSLVKAPSWLPIPSHLRFFKNQRLLDRQIFQFIEDRKQSGRQAADLLGMLLESKDEDTGAQMTPQQLRDECMTLFAAGQETSGNGLAWTMMYLAQHDQYRQQVRAEVKSVLANAHPRYEDLQNLPFLKQVVEESMRLRPPAWAIGREAIRDTELGEYRIPKGAQVLVSIYTLHLRGDIWESPENFQPERFSKEETAKRARFSYLPFGAGPRMCIGNHFAMMEMQLALAMIVQRFDFEMESAHSLKGETRITLRPETSMKMNLKQIA; encoded by the coding sequence ATGCTTCAATCCGCCAACGCGGCCAACCATACCCAACACGCTCCTACTCTGCGCGGCATACCCGCCGCACCGAGCGTGCATTGGTTGTTGAAAGGAGCACCGAGTCTCAAGGTCGGGGAGATGCACCAATATTTCCTCCAGTGTCACCGCTCCCTTGGGGACATTGTGGACCTCAACCTTCCCTTTTCCCGTGTGATCGTGATAGGCAGTCCGGCCTTAGCCAAGGAGCTATTGACTGCCAGACATGGTGATTATCGCAAGGATTTCGCCACCAGAACCTTATCCTTGGCTTTGGGCAATGGACTGTTGACGAGCGAAGGGAGCTTTTGGGCCAAGCAACGACGAATTGCCCAGCCTGCCTTCAAGAAATCTCATTTGGCACAATTAGCCAATTTGATGGTGGAAGCGACGGATGCCTTATTGTCCCAATGGGAATCAAGGGCATCGGACCCCTTGAACATCTCTGAGGAGATGCATCATTTGACAGCATCTATCGCCGCCAAAACCTTATTTGGATACGATCCTTCTGATGTGAGTGCTTTCGGACCTTTTTCCAAAGCGCTTCATTCCAATATGACCTTCATCAGCAATCGGTTTGGTAGTCTGGTCAAGGCTCCTAGCTGGCTTCCGATCCCGAGTCACCTTCGCTTTTTCAAAAATCAGCGCTTACTGGATCGCCAGATCTTCCAGTTCATCGAGGACCGGAAGCAATCTGGGCGACAAGCTGCAGACCTGTTGGGCATGTTGCTTGAAAGTAAGGATGAGGATACCGGAGCCCAAATGACGCCACAACAGCTTCGAGATGAGTGCATGACGCTATTTGCGGCGGGACAAGAGACTTCCGGCAATGGGTTGGCATGGACGATGATGTATTTGGCCCAGCACGATCAATATCGTCAGCAGGTTCGTGCCGAGGTCAAATCCGTTTTGGCAAATGCACATCCTCGCTACGAGGATCTCCAGAATCTCCCCTTTCTGAAACAGGTTGTCGAGGAATCTATGCGACTGAGACCACCAGCTTGGGCGATTGGACGAGAGGCGATACGGGATACAGAATTGGGGGAATATAGAATTCCCAAAGGTGCACAAGTGTTGGTTTCGATCTACACCCTGCACCTTAGAGGAGACATTTGGGAGTCCCCGGAAAACTTCCAGCCGGAAAGATTTTCCAAGGAAGAAACGGCCAAACGAGCGCGTTTTTCGTACTTGCCTTTTGGCGCAGGGCCTCGGATGTGTATTGGCAATCATTTTGCCATGATGGAGATGCAGTTGGCCTTGGCCATGATTGTACAGCGATTTGATTTCGAGATGGAGTCAGCGCACAGTTTGAAAGGGGAGACCCGGATCACGTTGAGGCCGGAGACTTCCATGAAAATGAATTTGAAGCAAATTGCTTAA
- a CDS encoding ABC transporter ATP-binding protein produces MKSLSALNPYLWKYKWHLLLGVVFIVISNLFAVYPAQIVRGAINMVGDMLTFYRLVDGSPMHEEVSEMLYRSVFLYGGLVIGMALIRGLFLFFTRQTVIVASRRIEYDIRNDLYQHFQQMSLSFYRRNRTGDLMARSTEDVSRVRMYLGPGIMYTLNTITLFTITVTIMFSVNLELSLYALLPLPFLSYLIYYVQSVIQKKSERIQAQLSTLTAMAQEVFSGIRIVKAYVREKATSQDFGAEADEYKDRSLNLARTDAMFHPSIIILVGMSVVLTVWVGGQKVIAGSLTVGNIAEFLIYINLLTWPIIALGWVTTLIQRAAASQGRLNELLSQRSEIVFPKDGPQIEKAELAFEDVSFTYSDTGIEALKDVSFRIKPGQKIGIVGPTGSGKSTLVALIPRLFDREAGHIQYSGQSLESYTKESLRTSIGYAPQEVFLFSDTIEGNIAFGKMDATHEEVVEAAKMASVHENIMGFPKEYETEVGERGVTLSGGQKQRISIARALATQPKLLLLDDVLSAVDTTTEDAILGALRKYRGDHPESALIMVAHRISCIQDADQILVLEQGRITESGTHAELLELDGYYARIYQKQLSETTQQV; encoded by the coding sequence ATGAAGTCCCTATCCGCCCTCAATCCGTACCTGTGGAAATACAAGTGGCATCTGTTGCTTGGGGTTGTTTTCATCGTCATTTCCAATCTATTCGCAGTGTATCCAGCCCAGATTGTGCGTGGCGCGATCAACATGGTGGGGGACATGCTTACGTTCTACCGATTGGTGGATGGCTCGCCCATGCACGAGGAGGTATCAGAGATGCTTTACCGGAGTGTCTTCCTGTATGGCGGATTGGTGATCGGGATGGCCTTGATCCGGGGATTGTTCCTATTTTTCACCCGCCAAACCGTCATCGTTGCCTCACGCCGCATCGAATACGACATTCGCAATGACCTGTACCAGCATTTTCAGCAGATGTCGCTTTCCTTCTATCGGCGGAATCGCACGGGGGATTTGATGGCGAGATCTACCGAGGATGTGAGTAGGGTGCGGATGTATCTCGGCCCGGGCATCATGTACACCTTGAATACCATCACGCTCTTTACTATCACCGTGACCATCATGTTTTCGGTGAATTTGGAGCTTTCCCTATACGCATTGCTTCCGCTGCCATTTTTGAGCTACCTGATCTACTACGTCCAGTCAGTCATCCAGAAAAAGAGTGAACGTATTCAGGCGCAGCTCTCAACCTTGACTGCTATGGCGCAGGAAGTATTCAGCGGGATTCGGATTGTGAAGGCCTATGTACGCGAAAAGGCCACTTCCCAGGACTTCGGTGCAGAAGCGGATGAATATAAAGATCGTTCCCTCAACCTTGCCCGAACCGATGCCATGTTTCATCCCTCCATCATCATCTTGGTAGGAATGAGCGTGGTACTGACAGTCTGGGTCGGTGGTCAAAAGGTGATTGCCGGAAGTCTGACGGTGGGCAACATTGCCGAATTCCTGATCTACATCAATCTGCTCACCTGGCCGATCATCGCTTTGGGTTGGGTTACGACGCTGATTCAGCGTGCGGCAGCGAGTCAAGGCCGATTGAATGAATTGCTCTCACAGCGCTCAGAGATCGTCTTCCCAAAGGATGGCCCCCAAATCGAAAAAGCGGAATTGGCATTCGAGGACGTTTCATTTACCTATTCAGACACGGGCATTGAAGCATTGAAAGATGTTTCCTTCCGAATCAAGCCCGGTCAGAAAATTGGTATCGTCGGACCTACCGGTTCAGGCAAAAGTACCCTCGTGGCCCTGATTCCAAGGCTGTTTGACCGAGAGGCGGGTCATATCCAATACAGCGGCCAATCGCTGGAATCCTACACCAAAGAGTCCCTCAGAACTTCAATAGGGTATGCGCCTCAGGAAGTATTCCTGTTCTCCGACACCATTGAGGGCAATATCGCTTTTGGGAAAATGGATGCCACGCATGAGGAAGTCGTAGAGGCGGCCAAAATGGCCAGTGTCCATGAGAACATCATGGGCTTTCCCAAGGAGTACGAAACCGAGGTAGGCGAACGAGGCGTGACCCTGTCTGGTGGCCAAAAGCAGCGGATCTCCATTGCACGCGCATTGGCCACCCAGCCTAAATTGCTTTTGCTGGACGATGTGCTTTCGGCAGTGGATACGACCACTGAAGACGCGATTCTTGGGGCTCTGAGGAAATATCGTGGAGATCATCCGGAGAGTGCGCTGATCATGGTGGCTCACAGAATAAGCTGTATACAGGATGCTGACCAAATCTTGGTATTGGAACAAGGCAGAATCACCGAATCCGGCACACATGCCGAGTTGTTGGAACTGGATGGATACTATGCGAGAATCTATCAAAAACAGCTCAGCGAGACTACTCAGCAGGTATAA
- the sucC gene encoding ADP-forming succinate--CoA ligase subunit beta, with amino-acid sequence MKLHEYQAKELIKGYGVPIQEGTVAETVEEAVEAAKNLYENGPDGQFFVVKAQIHAGGRGKGTVKETGSKGVVVSKGVEGVEETAKNILGGTLVTIQNEAIGGNKVNKVLIAQDMYYPGDSDRKEYYISIMLDRETSRDVIVASSEGGMNIEEVAEHTPEKIIKEWVDPAVGLQGFQVRKLAFALGFSGVAFKNAVKFIYNLYKAYQGLDADMLEINPMFKTADDKVVAVDCKMSIDSNAMYRHKDIAEMRDTNEEDPLEVEASEFNLNYVKLDGNVGCMVNGAGLAMATMDMIKLSGGEPANFLDVGGGASAETVEQGFRIILKDPKVKAILVNIFGGIVRCDRVANGVVEAYKNIGEINVPIIVRLQGTNAELGAKIIDESGLKVVSAITLAEAAARVKEALA; translated from the coding sequence ATGAAACTCCACGAATATCAAGCTAAAGAGCTCATCAAAGGATACGGGGTGCCCATCCAAGAAGGCACTGTAGCTGAAACTGTTGAAGAAGCAGTGGAAGCAGCGAAAAACCTTTACGAGAATGGCCCTGATGGTCAATTCTTTGTCGTAAAAGCTCAGATCCACGCTGGTGGCCGAGGAAAAGGTACCGTCAAGGAAACTGGTTCCAAAGGGGTAGTTGTTTCCAAAGGTGTCGAAGGTGTCGAGGAAACTGCCAAGAACATCCTCGGAGGAACCCTGGTTACTATCCAGAACGAAGCCATTGGTGGTAACAAGGTCAACAAGGTCCTCATCGCTCAAGATATGTACTATCCTGGCGATAGCGACCGCAAGGAATACTACATCTCCATCATGCTCGACCGTGAGACTTCTCGCGATGTCATCGTTGCCTCTTCTGAAGGTGGGATGAACATCGAGGAAGTGGCTGAGCACACTCCCGAAAAAATCATCAAAGAGTGGGTGGATCCCGCAGTAGGTCTTCAAGGTTTCCAAGTTCGCAAACTTGCTTTTGCACTTGGATTCAGCGGAGTTGCCTTCAAAAATGCGGTTAAATTCATCTACAACCTCTACAAGGCATACCAAGGGCTCGACGCTGACATGCTCGAGATTAACCCTATGTTCAAAACTGCCGATGACAAGGTTGTTGCCGTAGACTGCAAAATGAGCATCGACAGCAACGCCATGTACCGCCACAAGGATATCGCCGAAATGCGCGATACCAATGAGGAAGATCCATTGGAAGTAGAAGCTTCTGAATTCAACCTCAACTACGTGAAGCTCGACGGTAACGTAGGATGTATGGTAAACGGTGCTGGTCTGGCCATGGCTACCATGGACATGATCAAACTGTCCGGCGGTGAGCCTGCCAACTTCCTCGACGTTGGAGGTGGCGCTTCTGCTGAGACCGTAGAGCAAGGTTTCCGGATCATCTTGAAGGACCCTAAAGTGAAAGCCATCTTGGTGAACATCTTTGGTGGTATCGTTCGTTGTGACCGTGTTGCCAACGGTGTTGTTGAAGCTTACAAGAACATTGGCGAGATCAATGTACCGATCATCGTACGCTTGCAGGGTACCAACGCTGAGTTGGGCGCTAAGATCATCGATGAGTCCGGCTTGAAAGTTGTTTCTGCCATCACTTTGGCTGAAGCTGCTGCACGTGTAAAAGAAGCGTTGGCTTAA
- a CDS encoding tetratricopeptide repeat protein → MRSFTVRFSPIFILLWLCSIGRIPLQAQSNPDSLIQQIQHAAPETQPSLWIDLVKEAHVLEPNQSVSYFHQAIASLPPSTDFADLKHLWFWSGKAFVALGQTDSAMMHADYLITQGETQNAPSTIGMGALLKGELLMKARDHEAAKTQFERAHSLYTQIDETWGIYNSLNNQGVLFYYASDFMKAKSFFEACVALETKHPDLSPERKCARNLGNIYVRIGDYQKAIELYEISLQAAQATGNLRGEAFALTNMGVALKNLGDYNKALEIGTQALKIKEQLGDQSSIASSLRNLGVIHTYLGNDTLAARYYQESLEIDRRFDDKRGMATSILNLGNIYYEREEYQIAEGYYQEVLKLRQEMKDLHGEAAAWGNLASCAQSMGKSDRSLEFSHKSLQINHQIFNDRGKGFAHSNIGLTYYEIGQFDSAEYHLLEAKMIFDTLGSTNRFARVVLSLGEVYFSTDRWEEALDAASIAEQHADSIGDIKLFQTVAQFRAAVHEERGEFEAALTHFKQYHRLRDSLLGNDRDYALTEFDTQYKASQKEARIELLEERRKTQQMWLIIAVLGAALLGIIAFFMFGRNQLIKQQAQVIEQEKAKLDAANSKLKEMDEAKTRFFTNISHELRTPLTVIRGMSKQIETQPDQWLATGTQLIQRNTDQLLGLINQILDLRKLESGKLSLKPVQADFVHYLRYLAESFQSHAQSLGITLSFESSFEEKVMDFDPEKMQRIMTNLIGNAIKFTPRGGHVFVGISPCTLSANCIQIEVRDTGIGIAEDKLPVIFERFLQLDTDQAREGAGTGIGLALAKELVELMGGEIRVDSQLDRGTTFAFRLPATRKAEPTDLFQSESQELDSSSETEMGPIPQQSHQAPTTLESVLPKVLIVEDHPDVVDYLSACLAGQYQLLIARDGQEGIDLALEQVPDLIVSDVMMPNKTGFELCETLKQDQRTSHIPIVLLTARADDDSRLTGLRRGADAYLPKPFDQEELLIRLQNLHRNQVQAQSRYKGLDPQPNPPAQSESFELEDAFVSQLREILHAHLTDTEFKVPELCKAIGMSRTNLHRKITALTGGSISQFIRTFRLQLAHDKLTHTDDSISEISFAVGFNDPAYFSRVFAKEYGVPPSKFREQLS, encoded by the coding sequence ATGAGAAGTTTTACCGTCCGCTTTTCCCCTATTTTCATTCTTCTGTGGCTTTGCTCTATTGGAAGAATCCCCCTGCAAGCTCAATCCAATCCCGATAGTCTCATCCAGCAAATCCAACATGCTGCCCCTGAGACTCAACCCTCCCTATGGATTGATTTGGTCAAGGAAGCTCATGTCCTTGAGCCTAACCAGTCCGTTTCCTATTTCCATCAAGCGATTGCCTCCCTCCCTCCTTCCACCGATTTTGCCGATCTCAAGCATTTATGGTTCTGGTCAGGAAAAGCCTTTGTTGCCCTCGGACAGACGGACTCGGCCATGATGCATGCTGATTACCTCATCACCCAAGGAGAAACCCAAAATGCACCCAGTACTATCGGGATGGGCGCATTGTTGAAGGGCGAACTTCTCATGAAGGCCAGAGATCACGAGGCTGCAAAGACGCAATTTGAACGAGCCCATAGTCTCTATACACAGATTGACGAGACTTGGGGGATCTACAATTCACTCAACAATCAGGGGGTCCTCTTTTATTATGCGTCGGATTTCATGAAGGCCAAATCATTCTTCGAAGCATGTGTAGCCCTGGAAACCAAGCATCCGGACCTTTCTCCGGAAAGAAAATGCGCCCGGAACCTTGGAAACATCTATGTCCGAATCGGGGATTATCAAAAAGCCATTGAGCTCTACGAAATTTCACTGCAAGCCGCACAAGCTACCGGAAACCTTCGAGGAGAAGCTTTTGCCCTTACCAATATGGGCGTCGCGCTCAAAAACCTGGGAGATTACAACAAGGCCCTCGAAATCGGAACCCAAGCCCTAAAAATCAAGGAGCAACTAGGGGATCAATCCTCCATTGCCAGCTCACTGAGAAATCTCGGGGTGATTCACACCTACCTCGGAAATGACACCCTTGCAGCCAGATACTACCAAGAATCACTGGAGATTGACCGGAGGTTCGACGACAAACGCGGGATGGCCACCAGCATCCTCAACTTGGGCAACATCTATTATGAGCGCGAAGAATACCAGATTGCCGAAGGGTACTACCAAGAAGTACTGAAGCTCCGTCAAGAAATGAAAGACTTGCACGGTGAAGCTGCCGCATGGGGAAACCTTGCCTCATGCGCCCAAAGCATGGGAAAATCAGACCGCTCTCTTGAATTCTCCCACAAAAGCCTCCAAATCAATCACCAGATATTCAATGATCGAGGCAAAGGGTTTGCTCACTCCAATATCGGCCTCACCTATTATGAGATTGGACAATTTGACAGTGCAGAATACCACCTCCTCGAAGCCAAAATGATCTTCGACACCCTCGGGTCCACCAATCGATTTGCCAGAGTCGTACTCAGCCTAGGAGAAGTATATTTCTCAACTGATCGGTGGGAAGAAGCCCTCGACGCAGCTTCTATCGCCGAACAACATGCCGATTCCATCGGAGACATCAAGCTTTTCCAAACCGTCGCTCAGTTTCGAGCCGCCGTTCATGAAGAAAGGGGAGAATTCGAAGCTGCCTTGACCCATTTCAAGCAATATCACCGGTTGAGGGATTCCTTGCTCGGAAATGACAGAGACTATGCGCTGACCGAATTTGATACCCAATACAAAGCCAGTCAAAAAGAAGCCCGAATCGAACTACTCGAAGAGCGACGCAAAACACAACAGATGTGGCTCATCATTGCGGTCCTTGGAGCTGCACTACTCGGGATCATCGCCTTTTTTATGTTTGGGCGAAATCAGCTGATCAAGCAACAGGCCCAAGTCATCGAGCAGGAAAAGGCCAAGCTGGACGCTGCCAATTCAAAACTCAAAGAGATGGATGAAGCCAAAACGCGCTTTTTCACCAACATCTCCCACGAACTGAGGACGCCGCTCACGGTGATCCGCGGCATGTCCAAACAGATCGAAACCCAACCCGATCAATGGCTCGCCACAGGCACCCAATTGATCCAGAGAAATACCGATCAGCTGCTGGGATTGATCAACCAAATTCTCGATCTCAGGAAACTTGAATCCGGCAAACTTAGCCTCAAGCCCGTACAGGCCGACTTCGTACACTACCTCCGATATTTGGCCGAATCCTTCCAGTCGCATGCGCAATCGCTCGGCATTACCCTATCGTTTGAAAGCTCCTTTGAAGAAAAGGTCATGGATTTCGACCCTGAGAAGATGCAGCGGATCATGACCAACCTGATTGGCAACGCCATCAAATTCACCCCCCGAGGCGGCCATGTCTTCGTCGGAATCAGTCCATGCACCTTGTCGGCCAATTGTATCCAAATTGAGGTTCGGGACACCGGAATCGGCATCGCCGAAGACAAGCTCCCAGTCATTTTCGAGCGATTTCTTCAATTGGATACCGACCAGGCACGTGAAGGTGCAGGTACGGGAATCGGACTTGCACTTGCCAAGGAACTCGTGGAACTGATGGGAGGAGAGATCAGGGTGGACAGTCAATTGGACCGTGGGACGACTTTTGCGTTCAGGTTGCCTGCCACTCGAAAGGCCGAGCCGACCGATCTGTTCCAATCAGAATCCCAAGAACTCGACTCCTCCTCTGAGACTGAGATGGGACCCATTCCACAACAATCCCATCAAGCACCCACTACCCTTGAGTCAGTGCTCCCCAAGGTGCTGATCGTGGAAGACCACCCAGATGTCGTGGATTATTTGTCCGCATGTCTAGCCGGCCAATATCAACTTCTCATTGCCAGAGATGGGCAAGAAGGCATCGATCTGGCATTGGAACAGGTCCCAGATCTGATTGTGAGTGATGTGATGATGCCCAACAAGACGGGCTTCGAATTGTGCGAGACACTCAAGCAGGATCAACGGACGAGTCACATCCCCATTGTGCTCCTGACCGCCCGTGCCGATGATGACTCCAGATTGACGGGCCTGCGCCGTGGAGCGGATGCCTATCTCCCCAAGCCATTTGATCAAGAAGAGCTGCTCATCAGACTTCAGAATCTCCACCGCAATCAGGTGCAGGCGCAATCGAGATACAAAGGGCTCGATCCTCAGCCCAATCCACCTGCGCAATCTGAATCTTTCGAGCTGGAGGATGCATTCGTGAGTCAGCTCCGCGAAATCCTCCACGCACATCTCACCGACACCGAATTCAAAGTCCCCGAACTCTGTAAGGCTATCGGGATGAGCCGCACCAATTTGCACCGCAAGATCACAGCCCTGACCGGTGGCTCCATCAGCCAATTCATCCGAACCTTTCGTCTCCAACTAGCACATGACAAACTGACCCATACCGACGATTCGATTTCGGAGATCAGTTTCGCCGTCGGATTCAATGACCCCGCCTATTTCTCCCGAGTATTTGCCAAGGAATATGGAGTTCCCCCCTCCAAGTTTCGAGAGCAATTATCCTGA
- a CDS encoding iron-sulfur cluster assembly accessory protein produces MRKFTPKSELNQFKRRYMAEVNTPTVSITDSAIEELKQLRLTTDADAKPFLRVGVKGGGCSGLSYVLEYDDRTDFDEVLEVSGIQVIMDKRHALYVAGMTVDYQQGLNDRGFIFVNPNAKESCGCGTSFST; encoded by the coding sequence ATGCGTAAATTTACACCCAAATCAGAGCTAAACCAATTCAAACGAAGATACATGGCTGAGGTAAATACCCCCACCGTAAGCATTACCGATTCCGCCATCGAGGAGTTGAAGCAGCTTCGACTCACGACAGATGCAGATGCGAAGCCTTTCCTGCGCGTAGGTGTCAAGGGAGGCGGTTGCTCCGGATTGAGTTATGTCCTGGAATATGATGACCGGACAGATTTTGACGAGGTTCTGGAAGTTTCTGGCATTCAGGTGATCATGGACAAGCGCCATGCTCTCTATGTAGCAGGTATGACGGTCGATTACCAGCAAGGCTTGAATGACCGCGGATTCATTTTCGTGAATCCCAATGCCAAGGAAAGCTGCGGATGCGGTACTTCCTTCTCTACCTGA